AAAATTAATCTCTGCTGTTTGTAACGAATTACGATTAGATGCAATGTTATTTTTTGAACTAGTTAAAGAAGATACATTTGGTATAACTCTAATCTTTGCTATTAAGTCTCCTTGTTTTACAAATTCGCCAGCCTCAACATATACCTCCTCTATGACTCCAGAAATATTCGGTTTGATTAAAATTTCTTCTTCTGGAACTATACTTCCGGTTGCTACCGTATTAACAATTATAGTTTCCTTTGAAGCTGTTTGTGTAGTATAGGTAACTGGGTTTTCTTGATTTTTATCCCATAAATAATATAGAGACGCCGCAAATGCTAAAACGATGACTACTAATACAATTACTGTGGTGGTTCTTTTCATTTTATTTTATAGTTGATGATAATTATTTATTCTATTCTTAAAGCGTCTACTGGTTTCATTTTTGTTGCGCGATTTGCTGGTATTAAGCCTGCTAATAATCCCGCTAGAACTAATATCGTTAGTGCAACAAAGACTACAGTCATGCTTACACTTGGATTTGCAAAATTTTCTACTGGACCAACACTGTCCAAAACAGAATTCATTCCCCAAATGACCAGGGCTGCAAAGGCAACGCCAACCATACCAGATAGTATTGTTAGAATTAAACTTTCTTGTAAAATTTGACCTTTAATTGTCCATGGTGTTGCACCTAAAGCACGTCTGACTCCAATCTCTTTGGTTCGTTCTTTCACTACTATAAGCATGATATTATTAATACCAATTATTCCAGATAATAAGACTAACGCTCCAACAAAGTATCCAACGATAGCCAAAATATTGAAGAGTCCATTAACCCGTCCAAACTGTTCTGCCAAATCTCTGTGACCAATTGCTCGATCATCATTGGGATGTACGTTTTTCCTTCCTTTAATAATATCAAAGACACGTTCTTTCACCTGGGTGATACTTGTATTATCAAAAGCCGTAATCGCCATCCAACCCACACGATCGCCATAGTTAAATGCCTGATTAAATGTCGTAAAAGGAATAAAAATAGTGTTTGCTTCTTCTTCGGAATCTCCTTGAGAATTTGTAATTTTAAAAGTACCTACCACTTTAAAATTAACACCGTTGATTTTAATATAGCTCTCCATTGGGTCTTCTCCTTTATCATAAAGTCCCTTGACAACATCAGTTCCAATTACACAAACTTTTCGTTTAGAATTGATATCGGAATAACTAATAAAGCGACCATTAATGATGTCCATCGGTTTTTGCTTTATAAATTCGGGATAATCTCCATAAATCTGAAAAGCTCCAGTTCTTGTGCCTCGTGTAACATTATTAGCACCATTATAACCACCTAAGGAATTACGCGGCGATATATATTTTAATTCAGGAATGTCGGCACGTATTGCCTCTACATCTGATAATTTGTATTGTAATCGTTTTCCTTTTGGAACGCCTTTATATGAAATTGAAGTACGCTGTCCCCACATGAACATTGAATTAGTAGCGAAGTTTCCAAAATCTGCCGTTACGCCATTTCGTAAACCGTTTGTTAGTGCTAAGAGTAAAACTAAAATTGTGATACCCCAAAACACACCAAAGGCTGTCAAAAAAGTTCTGACTTTATTTGCGTTTAACGCTTCTAATATTTCGTCCCAACGGTCTTTGTTAAACATGTTATTCGTCTCTAAGTGCTACTATAGGTTTAATTTTCGCTGCGCGATATGCTGGTAAAAATCCTGCAAATGCACCAGCAGCAACCAGTATAAAAACTGTTGTTATTGCTGTTGGAAAATCTACTTGTGGGAATTTTATGAAATCACTTTTAATTTGAGGACCAACAAATTCTAACACTGCTAAGCCTGCAACTAAGCCAAATAGACCCGAGAACATGGTTACAAAAATAGCTTCTTGCAAAATCATTCCGATTATAGAAGATGGTACTGCGCCTAAAGCTTTTCTAATGCCTATTTCCTTAGTTCGCTCTTTGACAATAATTATCATTATGTTTCCTACTCCTACAACTCCTGCTATTATAGTTCCGATACCTATAAACCAAAATACCGCTTTTATTGTGTCTACAAGGGAATATATCTTTTGAGCATTTTCGAGAGTATTTTGAACTCTTATTGCAGCTAAATCATCAGGAGCAATGAAATGTTTTTCTTTTAAATCTCGTTCAATAGCTTCAGTAATATTTTGTGAAAGCGCAACAGCTTCATCTAAATTGTCAGACATCTTTACTGTAAATGACATATTTCTAATATTATCGCTTCCATTAAATGCTCTTCGCGATGAAGTTAATGGGAGGAATACTTGACTTTCTTCCCGCTCACCACCAGGATCACGATATACACCTACTACTTTGAATGAAATTCCGAAAATTGAAATGTATTGATTGATTGGGTTTTCAGTTTTGAATAAGTCCATACTAACCTTATTCCCTATCACAGCTACTTTTTTGCCTTCATTTATATCAGATTGATTTACAAATCTTCCTTTAGAGATATCCGCATTTTCAATAAACTGATTATCTGGCAATACGCCTTGAACTCGGTAATTACCTGTTTCATTTTTGTAAGCGACTTGACCTCCCCAAATACTATAATTAGCACTTCGATATTCTAAGAACTCATCATAGTTATTATTAATAAGTGCAAAATCATCATCTTTCATTTGGATTCGACGACCAGGATTTAATCCTTTATATCCTTTTGTTGTTCTCCTTGTGTTAATACTAATCTGATTAGTAGCATCTTGTTGAAACTCTGAAGTTACACCATTCTCAATACCAGAACTAAAACCTAATAAAATTACTAGAATAAAAATACCGGAAGCAACAGACAAGCCTGTTAAAAAAGTACGGAGTTTATTTTTCCGAAGAGTTTCGAATATTTCTTGCCAGCGCTCTACGTTAAACATACTGTTGTGCCCTAACTTGTTCTACTTTACTATCGTCTATAATTAAACCATCTTTCAAGTTTACAATACGCTTTGTCATTTGCGCAATATCATCTTCGTGAGTAACAACCAGAATTGTTTTCCCTTCGTCATTAATACCTTGTATTAAATCCATAACCTCGTAAGATGTTTTACTATCTAATGCTCCAGTTGGTTCATCTGCTAATAATACTTTCGGCTCACTAGCTAATGCTCTTGCAATCGCCACACGCTGTTTTTGTCCACCAGATAACTCGCTTGGCAAATGATGTGACCAATCTGCAAGACCCACTTTTTCTAAATAATGATGTGCTTTTTCTACACGTTCTTTTCGAGCCATACCACTATAAAACATTGGTAGTGCAACGTTATCAACTGCTGATTTATAGTTTATAAGGTTAAAAGATTGAAAGATGAAACCTAAAAATTCGTTTCTATATTTTGCAGCAACCTTCTCATTTAAATTTTTTATCGGCACACCATCAAGAGTATAACTTCCTTCATCTGCTTCATCGAGCATGCCTAAAATATTGAGTAAAGTAGATTTTCCTGAGCCCGAAGAACCCATAATTGAAACTAACTCACCTTCTTTTACATCGAAGTTTATACCCTTCAAAACATGAAGAGAATTGTTACCCATGTGGTAAGATTTGTGCAAATCTTTGATTTGAATCATAATAAAGATGGTTAATTCATGCAATATTAAACAAAAGCTTAAATGCTTTGTCCTAAGTATTTGTTAAGAATTAACATTTTGATTGATATTTATAAGACGTCTAAATACCAATACTGTTACAGAAAAACCGAGATTTTACGCTTTGGATTTGGTTCTGAAAAATTTCCAGTAGACTGTAAAGCCAATTCCACCAACTAAAATGTATGGAATTGCCATTAAATAAATGATACCATCATTGATACCTTGTGCCGTAGATTGCCCCTCTTCACTCTCCAAAACAGCACGACACATAGCGCATTGTGCATCTACATCTAAACTAAAAAGTAAGATGAAAATAACGGATAATATGACTGTTCTTGTTTTCAATATTATATGTAATATGGAGATATCATTAAGTAAACAATAACACCAGTTACCGCCACATAAAGCCATAACGGAAACGTAATTTTTGCTATTTTTTTATGACGCTCAATGTTATTAGTAATAGCCCTAACATATGTTATTAAGACAAACGGAATAATGATTATAGACAGTAAAATGTGTGTCAATAATATAAAATAATAGATGTACTTAATAACACCTTCTCCACCAAACTTAGTACTATCGCTAGTCATATGGTATGCGACATACATAACCAGAAAAGCAACAGACAATGATATCGCTAGCTTCATTAAATTTTCGTGACGTTTACGATTTCCTTTTTTTATAGAAACAACTGCAAGTATCAACACCAAAGCTGTTAGTCCGTTTATAGTTGCATAGATTGGTGGCAAAAACGATAGCGG
This DNA window, taken from Winogradskyella sp. PC-19, encodes the following:
- a CDS encoding ABC transporter ATP-binding protein, with the protein product MIQIKDLHKSYHMGNNSLHVLKGINFDVKEGELVSIMGSSGSGKSTLLNILGMLDEADEGSYTLDGVPIKNLNEKVAAKYRNEFLGFIFQSFNLINYKSAVDNVALPMFYSGMARKERVEKAHHYLEKVGLADWSHHLPSELSGGQKQRVAIARALASEPKVLLADEPTGALDSKTSYEVMDLIQGINDEGKTILVVTHEDDIAQMTKRIVNLKDGLIIDDSKVEQVRAQQYV
- a CDS encoding ABC transporter permease, with the protein product MFNVERWQEIFETLRKNKLRTFLTGLSVASGIFILVILLGFSSGIENGVTSEFQQDATNQISINTRRTTKGYKGLNPGRRIQMKDDDFALINNNYDEFLEYRSANYSIWGGQVAYKNETGNYRVQGVLPDNQFIENADISKGRFVNQSDINEGKKVAVIGNKVSMDLFKTENPINQYISIFGISFKVVGVYRDPGGEREESQVFLPLTSSRRAFNGSDNIRNMSFTVKMSDNLDEAVALSQNITEAIERDLKEKHFIAPDDLAAIRVQNTLENAQKIYSLVDTIKAVFWFIGIGTIIAGVVGVGNIMIIIVKERTKEIGIRKALGAVPSSIIGMILQEAIFVTMFSGLFGLVAGLAVLEFVGPQIKSDFIKFPQVDFPTAITTVFILVAAGAFAGFLPAYRAAKIKPIVALRDE
- a CDS encoding ABC transporter permease → MFNKDRWDEILEALNANKVRTFLTAFGVFWGITILVLLLALTNGLRNGVTADFGNFATNSMFMWGQRTSISYKGVPKGKRLQYKLSDVEAIRADIPELKYISPRNSLGGYNGANNVTRGTRTGAFQIYGDYPEFIKQKPMDIINGRFISYSDINSKRKVCVIGTDVVKGLYDKGEDPMESYIKINGVNFKVVGTFKITNSQGDSEEEANTIFIPFTTFNQAFNYGDRVGWMAITAFDNTSITQVKERVFDIIKGRKNVHPNDDRAIGHRDLAEQFGRVNGLFNILAIVGYFVGALVLLSGIIGINNIMLIVVKERTKEIGVRRALGATPWTIKGQILQESLILTILSGMVGVAFAALVIWGMNSVLDSVGPVENFANPSVSMTVVFVALTILVLAGLLAGLIPANRATKMKPVDALRIE
- a CDS encoding DUF420 domain-containing protein, with the protein product MTELKTQNEKKYNKWIVVLAIVIPIVVAILSRVKLQDFGIEVAPLSFLPPIYATINGLTALVLILAVVSIKKGNRKRHENLMKLAISLSVAFLVMYVAYHMTSDSTKFGGEGVIKYIYYFILLTHILLSIIIIPFVLITYVRAITNNIERHKKIAKITFPLWLYVAVTGVIVYLMISPYYI